A region from the Vicia villosa cultivar HV-30 ecotype Madison, WI linkage group LG3, Vvil1.0, whole genome shotgun sequence genome encodes:
- the LOC131657937 gene encoding uncharacterized protein LOC131657937 yields the protein MPRNPSQTPPFNGYVTMANANFPSGGVPEFPEFSTQLTRKYLNRDHAAANQRLIDNYFANEPTYNDAMFRRRYRMKKNVFLRIVGDLSSSDNYFTQRVDAANKEGISPLAKCTTAMRMLAYGVAADAVDEYIKIGGTTALECLRRFCKGIIRLYEQVYLRAPTQDDLQRILHVSEMRGFPRMIGSIDCMHWEWKNCPKAWEGQLNDINVLDRSPVFDDVEQGKAPSVNFFVNQRPYNMVYYLADGIYPLLLHPSYPTFVKSIRLPQSEPDKLFAKFQEGCRKDIERAFGVLQARFKIIREPARLWDIADLGIIMRLCIILHNMIVEDERDSYSQRWTDFEQSGESGSSAPQPYSTEVLPAFANHVRARSEFRDPNVHQELQADLVKHIWTKFGMFRD from the exons ATGCCGAGAAATCCATCTCAAACACCCCCGTTTAATGGTTATGTGACAATGGCGAATGCAAATTTTCCAAGTGGTGGTGTACCTGAATTTCCCGAGTTTTCAACACAACTAACTAGAAAATATCTCAATAGAGATCATGCAGCGGCAAACCAAAGACTAATTGACAACTACTTTGCCAATGAGCCTACATATAACGATGCAATGTTTCGTCGTCGGTACCGgatgaaaaaaaatgttttccttCGAATCGTTGGGGACCTTTCAAGTAGTGATAACTACTTCACCCAGCGAGTTGATGCAGCCAATAAAGAAGGTATATCACCCTTAGCAAAATGTACCACAGCAATGCGAATGTTAGCATATGGTGTGGCAGCAGATGCGGTCGATGAGTACATCAAAATAGGAGGTACTACAGCATTGGAGTGCTTACGTAGATTCTGTAAAGGAATCATACGCTTGTACGAGCAAGTGTATCTGAGAGCACCAACCCAAGATGACCTGCAAAGAATACTGCATGTTAGTGAAATGCGGGGGTTCCCAAGGATGATTGGGAGTATTGACTGCATGCACTGGGAGTGGAAAAATTGTCCTAAAGCATGGGAAGGACA GTTGAACGATATAAACGTTCTAGACCGGTCACCAGTGTTTGATGACGTGGAACAGGGAAAGGCTCCAAGTGtgaatttctttgtgaatcaacGTCCATATAATATGGTATACTATCTAGCTGATGGTATCTacccttt gttgctacacccttCTTATCCAACTTTCGTCAAATCGATTAGACTTCCTCAAAGTGAACCCGATAAATTATTTGCAAAATTTCAGGAGGGATGTCGGAAGGACATCGAACGTGCATTTGGAGTGCTCCAAGCTCGATTTAAAATCATCCGTGAACCAGCTCGCTTGTGGGACATAGCTGATTTGGGTATCATCATGAGGTTATGCATCATATTACATAATATGATTGTTGAGGATGAACGAGATTCATATTCTCAACGTTGGACCGATTTTGAGCAATCTGGGGAAAGTGGATCTAGTGCACCACAACCATACTCGACCGAGGTGTTACCCGCTTTTGCAAATCATGTGCGTGCTAGATCAGAGTTCCGTGATCCAAATGTTCATCAAGAATTGCAAGCCGATCTAGTGAAGCACATATGGACAAAGTTTGGAATGTTCCGTGATTGA